TTCTTTGCGCCCCGCGACACGTATCGCTTCGTGCGCAATGCTCGCGCATATCTGGATTTTTCTTCGAAGGCCGCAGCAAAGGAGCCGGCACGGATCGAAATCCTCGATTCGCACGGAACTGTGATTCGCAGAATGCGGCAGCCGGTCAAGGCGGGGCTTAATCGCGCAGTTTGGGATCTGCGATATGACTCGCCGCATCTGATCGCTCTGCGCACTGCCGCTCCCGATAATCCGCATGTCTGGGATGAGCCGCGCTTCCGCGACAAGGATTCAAGGACCGTGACACATTGGGGCATTGAGGGTGCTCAGCAAGGACCCCTCGTCGCTCCTGGGAAATATACGGTGCGCTTGACCATCGATAAGCAGACTTTCACTCAGCCACTGACGATCCTTCGCGATCCAAAGTCACCGGGCACTGACGCGGATATAGAAGCTTCCGTGAAGGCTCTGCTCCGCATTCGCAACGACATCACCAGTACGTCAGACATGGTGAATCGCATCGAGTGGCTCCGAAAACAGCTCGGCGACATTGATGCGACGCTCACCTCTGAAATCGCCCAGGATCGGATGGACCAAAAGAACGACCCGAAGAAAGCCGACTTGCTGAAATCGGTCAAATCCATGGAGCAGGATATGGAGTCGGTCGAATATAAGTTGATCAGCAAAGTCGAAACCAACAGCGACGACAAGTATTACGTCACCGCCTACAAGATCTATCTCAATCTGATCTGGCTCAATGGAGAGATCGGCACCGGCGCGGGTGACGTTGCCGGCGGCGCCGACTTTGCGCCGACCGATACCGACATGAGCCTTCTCGCCATGATTGAAAAAGACCTCGCGTCAGCGACGGGGGACTACAAGAACCTCATGGATCAGCAGCTCCCGGCGTTCAATCGCTCGCTCGAACAGCAGGGCGTCACTCCCCTGTCTACCGTCGTGCCGCCGTCGCAGATGGACGCCGCGGAGGGCTCCGAACCATAAACTTATTGTGAGTGTCGGCTCTCGCCAGACTTGCGATTGTTGGCTGCTTTACTGTAATTGGCGCGGCGGAAGGAAGTTCGCGAGAAGGGGCAGTGCGGGCTTACTTCCGCCGCTGCTTTACGAACTCTTTGAGCATCTGCCCCGCGTTGTGAATGTGGCCCCGGAGCAGATCGCAGGCGTTCGCGACGTCGCGTTGTCGGCAAAGTTCCAATAGTTGACGGTGCTCCTGCTTTGCCCGCTCGAACGCCTGCGTCAAATACAGTTGCAAGCGCGTATAGCGGTCGCCATTATTGTTGATGGTCTGAATCAGTGCAATGAATCGCGGGCGTTTGGCGCGGGAATAGAGCGTCGAGTGGAATTGCCAGTTCAAGCGGCCCCACGTCCCCACTTCTTCTTTAATCCAGAGGGCCTTTTCGTAAGCTTGCAGAATCTCTTCGGCCTTCCCGAACTCCGACTCAGTTAGATTGGGAATGGACAGCCTCAGAACGTCGCACTCCAGAAGCGCGCGAATGTCGAAAAGCTCTTCAATTTCATCGGGCGAAAGCGCGGAAACCACAGCGCCGCGATGCGGAACGATATTGATGAGTCCTTCGGCTTCCAGTTGCCGCATCGCCTCGCGAACTGGGATTCGGCTGACGTCAAAATCCTTGGCGATGGCATCCTGCCGCAGTTGCTCTCCCTCCTGAATTTCGCCGCGAATGATCTTTTCGCGCAACTTATCGGCCACCGCCGATGTCAGCGAAACTCTGCGGATACCGTTAACGGCAGGTGTGTTAGAGCCAACTTCTATTTCAGATGTCATTGCCGTAAAAGAGGAATCCCTTGTCGTGAATCATAAAGGCTGCAAGGCAACCTGCTTTGTGGGATAGACGATAACACATTTTGTACGTACCTTTCCTTCTCTTTATCCCCTAGAGCATTTCGCCAGAAAAATGATCTCAGCGCCTGCAGCGCACTATCGCGCGAACCATTCTGCAATTTCGCCGGCGTCTCCAAGGATTCCGCGCGCGTCCAGGTCGCGCAACTTTGCCGCCCGAATTCGCCGCTCCTGGCTGCCTTTCGGAAGAACTCCTAGAAACGCCACTCGCGCACTCCGGGCCGCGAGTGCATCGTCAATGTTATCGCCCAAATAGATCGCTATCTCTGGCGAGCGTCCGTCCAGAATTTTCGTCAGGCCTTCGGGGTCCGGTTTCGGTTTCGCGACGCTCTCCACCGTGACAATGCGCTTGAAGCACGTGCGCGCAGAAAAGCGACCGAGCGTGTA
This region of Candidatus Acidiferrales bacterium genomic DNA includes:
- a CDS encoding GntR family transcriptional regulator; the encoded protein is MTSEIEVGSNTPAVNGIRRVSLTSAVADKLREKIIRGEIQEGEQLRQDAIAKDFDVSRIPVREAMRQLEAEGLINIVPHRGAVVSALSPDEIEELFDIRALLECDVLRLSIPNLTESEFGKAEEILQAYEKALWIKEEVGTWGRLNWQFHSTLYSRAKRPRFIALIQTINNNGDRYTRLQLYLTQAFERAKQEHRQLLELCRQRDVANACDLLRGHIHNAGQMLKEFVKQRRK